One part of the Arabidopsis thaliana chromosome 1 sequence genome encodes these proteins:
- a CDS encoding 5'-3' exonuclease family protein (5'-3' exonuclease family protein; FUNCTIONS IN: 5'-3' exonuclease activity, DNA binding, catalytic activity; INVOLVED IN: biological_process unknown; LOCATED IN: chloroplast; EXPRESSED IN: 21 plant structures; EXPRESSED DURING: 13 growth stages; CONTAINS InterPro DOMAIN/s: 5'-3' exonuclease, N-terminal resolvase-like domain (InterPro:IPR020046); BEST Arabidopsis thaliana protein match is: 5'-3' exonuclease family protein (TAIR:AT3G52050.5); Has 7465 Blast hits to 7465 proteins in 2316 species: Archae - 0; Bacteria - 5303; Metazoa - 1; Fungi - 0; Plants - 91; Viruses - 21; Other Eukaryotes - 2049 (source: NCBI BLink).) — translation MITVGFIQPNSLFSFSTKSIDKTQPSRTKWVSSSSSSFSSHSSVETFHRTGNVQVLQKDVLCGNNEEIRKKNKRVFFLDVSPLCYEGNKPSSQAFGHWISLFFSQVSLTDPVIAVIDGEEGNQRRRELLPSYKAHRKSPNHGRYSKRPHQFVDEVLRKCNVPVVRIEGHEADDVVATLMEQAVQRGYRAVIASPDKDFKQLISENVQIVIPLADLRRWSFYTLKHYHAQYNCDPQSDLSFRKCLNRLMATNMSLDACLSVNFLC, via the exons ATGATAACAGTAGGATTTATTCAACCcaattctctcttctccttctcaactAAATCCATCGACAAGACACAACCTTCACGAACGAAATGGGTCTCTTCCTCGtcctcttccttttcttctcaCTCTTCCGTtgagacatttcatcgaacaggTAATGTGCAAGTTCTTCAGAAAGATGTTCTCTGTGGCAACAATGAAGAAAttaggaagaagaataaaaggGTATTCTTCTTAGACGTTAGTCCACTTTGCTACGAAGGAAACAAACCCAGTTCGCAAGCTTTTGGTCACTGGatttcactcttcttctctcaagtCAGCCTCACTGATCCTGTCATAGCT GTTATcgatggagaagaaggtaACCAACGACGCAGAGAATTGTTGCCTTCATATAAAGCTCATAGGAAATCACCAAATCATGGGAGATACTCTAAGAGGCCACATCAGTTTGTTGATGAAGTTCTTAGAAAATGCAATGTGCCA GTTGTTAGAATAGAAGGGCATGAAGCAGACGATGTAGTAGCTACGCTAATGGAACAAGCTGTGCAAAGAGGATATCGTGCGGTTATTGCATCGCCTGATAAAGACTTTAAGCAGTTGATCTCAGAAAATGTTCAGATTGTCATTCCATTGGCAGATCTCAGAAGATGGTCCTTTTATACTTTGAAGCACTACCATGCTCAATATAATTGTGATCCACAGTCTGATTTGAGCTTTCGTAAGTGCCTAAATCGACTTATGGCTACAAACATGTCTCTTGACGCTTGTCTTTCTGTCAACTTTCTTTGTTAA
- the ARF22 gene encoding auxin response factor 22 (auxin response factor 22 (ARF22); FUNCTIONS IN: sequence-specific DNA binding transcription factor activity; INVOLVED IN: regulation of transcription; LOCATED IN: nucleus; CONTAINS InterPro DOMAIN/s: Aux/IAA-ARF-dimerisation (InterPro:IPR011525), Transcriptional factor B3 (InterPro:IPR003340), AUX/IAA protein (InterPro:IPR003311), Auxin response factor (InterPro:IPR010525); BEST Arabidopsis thaliana protein match is: auxin response factor 12 (TAIR:AT1G34310.1); Has 2369 Blast hits to 2032 proteins in 80 species: Archae - 0; Bacteria - 0; Metazoa - 0; Fungi - 0; Plants - 2368; Viruses - 0; Other Eukaryotes - 1 (source: NCBI BLink).): MESGNIVNAQPELSGIIDGSKSYMYEQLWKLCAGPLCDIPKLGEKIYYFPQGNIELVEASTREELNELKPICDLPSKLQCRVIAIQLKVENNSDETYAEITLMPDTTQVVIPTQNENQFRPLVNSFTKVLTASDTSGGFFVPKKHAIECLPPLDMSQPLPTQELLATDLHGNQWRFNHNYRGTPQRHLLTTGWNAFTTSKKLVAGDVIVFVRGETGELRVGIRRAGHQQGNIPSSIISIESMRHGVIASAKHAFDNQCMFIVVYKPRSSQFIVSYDKFLDAVNNKFNVGSRFTMRFEGDDFSERRYFGTIIGVSDFSPHWKCSEWRNLEVQWDEFASFSRPNKVSPWEIEHLMPALNVPRPSLLKNKRLREVNEIGSSSSHLLPPILTQGQEIGQLSVASPMNISLTYRDTTEDVMNPSRLLMSYPVQPMPKLNYNNQMVTQIEENITTKTGTNFRLFGVSLVTPSVIKDPIEEIGSEISKLTEGKKFGQSQTLRSPTEIQSKQFSSTRTCTKVQMQGVTIERAVDLSVLNGYDQLILELEELFDLKGQLQTRNQWEIAFTDSDDDKMLVGDDPWPEFCNMVKKILIFKRGGQKLEVQ, encoded by the exons ATGGAAAGTGGCAACATTGTGAATGCACAACCTGAATTATCAGGCATAA TTGATGGATCCAAGAGTTATATGTACGAGCAGTTATGGAAACTCTGTGCGGGGCCTTTGTGTGATATTCCAAAACTTGGAGAAAAGATTTATTACTTTCCTCAAGGCAATATAGAGCTT GTTGAGGCATCTACAAGAGAAGAGTTGAATGAGTTAAAACCAATTTGTGATCTTCCTTCTAAGCTTCAATGTCGTGTTATTGCTATTCAACTTAAG GTGGAAAACAATAGTGATGAGACTTATGCTGAGATCACTTTGATGCCAGATACAACT CAAGTTGTAATCCCTActcaaaatgaaaatcaatttAGACCATTAGTTAATTCCTTTACGAAGGTTTTAACGGCCTCGGATACAAGCGGTGGATTCTTTGTTCCAAAAAAACATGCCATTGAATGTCTTCCTCCCCTG gatATGTCTCAGCCTCTACCGACACAAGAACTTCTTGCTACAGATCTCCATGGTAATCAATGGAGATTCAACCACAACTATAGAG GTACACCGCAAAGACATTTGTTAACAACTGGTTGGAATGCATtcacaacatcaaaaaaattggttgCAGGGGATGTTATTGTATTCGTTAG GGGAGAGACTGGAGAGTTACGAGTTGGTATCAGACGAGCAGGACATCAACAAGGGAATATACCTTCATCAATAATATCAATAGAAAGTATGAGACATGGGGTGATTGCTTCCGCAAAGCATGCTTTTGATAACCAATGTATGTTCATTGTGGTTTACAAGCCAAG ATCAAGTCAATTTATTGTCAGTTACGACAAATTCTTAGATGCTGTGAACAATAAGTTCAATGTTGGTTCAAGATTTACAATGCGGTTTGAGGGTGATGATTTCTCTGAAAGAAG ATATTTTGGGACAATTATTGGAGTTAGTGATTTCTCTCCTCATTGGAAGTGTTCAGAGTGGCGCAACTTAGAA GTGCAGTGGGATGAATTTGCATCATTTTCGAGACCTAATAAAGTGTCACCCTGGGAGATCGAACATTTAATGCCTGCGTTAAATGTTCCGCGACCATCTTTGCTCAAGAACAAGCGTTTACGAGAAGTTAATGAAATCG gttcttcatcatcacatcTCTTGCCTCCTATATTGACACAAGGACAAGAAATTGGCCAACTAAGCGTGGCCTCCCCGATGAATATTTCTCTCACTTATCGTGATACAACTGAAGATGTTATGAATCCTTCTAGATTGCTAATGAGCTACCCTGTCCAACCAATGCCCAAACTAAATTACAATAACCAAATGGTTAcacaaatagaagaaaatataacaacCAAGACTGGCACTAATTTTAGGCTGTTTGGAGTCTCACTGGTCACTCCTTCAGTGATCAAAGATCCCATTGAAGAAATTGGCTCGGAGATTTCGAAACTTACTGaaggaaaaaagtttggtcAAAGCCAAACTTTGAGATCACCAACAGAGATCCAAAGCAAGCAGTTCAGTTCTACTAGAACTTGTACCAAA GTTCAAATGCAAGGTGTAACAATAGAAAGAGCTGTGGATTTAAGTGTTCTGAATGGATATGATCAGCTAATACTAGAATTGGAGGAGCTCTTCGATCTCAAAGGCCAATTACAAACTCGCAACCAATGGGAAATAGCTTTCACAGATAGTGACGATGATAAGATGCTTGTTGGAGACGATCCATGGCC TGAATTCTGCAacatggtgaagaagatattGATATTCAAAAGAGGAGGTCAAAAACTTGAAGTCCAGTAA